GTTCTGCGCCAGATTTAGCCTGCTCTTGTGCAGCCAACGCTTCCGATAAGCGCTCAGTCAGCTTTTCTTGATACTGGGCTACATAAACAGGCACTTTGGGTTCAATCGTTTTAACGATCTCCCGCATTTTGGTAGTGATATTGGTCAGAACGCCAATCAAGGCCTTGCCTTCTGCATGACGGCTTTCCATCAAAGCGCCCAAAGCAGCGCGACCGGCCTCTACCGTTGCGCTCATCCAGCCATCTTCTTCGCCTCTAGGCTCGGATACAACACCAGGCCAACGCAATACTTCTGCAATGCTGAGTTCTTGAGCCTTTGGAAAGGCATCCTGGGCCTTTTCTTGCAAGGTATAAAGTGCGTCTAAGCGGTCTTTATTAATTGCACCGAGGGCATGCGGATTACTCTTGGCGGCACCAGCAGCCCCGCTGTTTACGCGCCAAGCGGCCCGAAACTCAACTTTGCCTCGAGAAAGGCTTTGTGTAGCCATCTCACGCAAGGCAGGCTCCGCCCCTCGACACTCGTCCGGAAGACGAAAGCCCAAATCCAGAAAGCGGCTGTTAACAGCCCGACATTCCACCTGCAGATCAGCAACTACGCCCGCTCCTAGGGAGACTTGGCGAGAAGCGCTGCCATAACCAGTCATGCTCGATATCATATGGACATTGTAGATTCTTTATAGACGCATAGACCGAATTTCAAACCAATTGCAGCCCACCCTTAGGACTTGACCCATGAGCACCCAAACCAGCCCCTCTACAGCCAATATCAGCCGTCCCAGCGGTCGCAAACCGAAAGACTTAAGACCGGTCACTATTTCCAGGGCTTTTACCAAACATGCTGAAGGTTCTGTACTAATCGCGTTTGGCGATACCAAGGTGCTTTGTACGGCCAGTATTTTAGAAAAGGTTCCGCCACATAAAAAAGGCTCAGGTGAAGGTTGGGTTACCGCAGAGTACGGCATGCTCCCCCGCTCTACCCACACTCGAAGTGATCGCGAAGCAGCCCGCGGCAAACAATCTGGTCGCACACAAGAAATTCAGCGTCTCATTGGCCGCTCTATGCGCAGTGTTTTTGATCTGAAGATATTGGGTGAGCGCACTATTCATTTGGATTGCGACGTTTTGCAAGCAGACGGCGGTACTCGCACAGCCTCTATTACAGGCGCCTATGTTGCGGCAAGAGATGCAGTGAACCAATTACTCAAAAGTGGCACCCTAAAACAAGATCCAATTATTGATAGCGTTGCAGCAATTTCTGTTGGCATCTATCAAGGCACCCCTGTATTAGATTTAGATTATCCAGAAGACTCTTCTTGCGATACCGATATGAATGTTGTTATGACTGGCAAAGGCGGCATCATCGAAGTTCAAGGAACAGCAGAGGGCGCAGCCTTCTCTAGAGCAGAACTGAATGCCTTGATTGATCTTGCAGAGCAAGGCATTCATGAATTGACGCAGCTACAAATTGACGCATTTAAATAACCGATTCTATTGATGCAGAAAATTGTTCTCGCCTCCAACAATGCTGGCAAGCTGAAGGAATTTCAGGCGCTTTTAGCCCCACTGAATTTTCAGGTCATCACGCAAGGTGAATTAGGCATTCCGTCAGCCGAAGAGCCTCATTTAACTTTTGTAGAAAATGCCTTAGCCAAGGCACGTCACGCTAGCTCTGCTAGTGGCTTGCCCGCTCTGGCGGATGACTCCGGCATTTGCGCGCATGCCTTAGACGGAAAGCCAGGCG
The window above is part of the Polynucleobacter sp. AP-Kolm-20A-A1 genome. Proteins encoded here:
- a CDS encoding YicC/YloC family endoribonuclease; this translates as MISSMTGYGSASRQVSLGAGVVADLQVECRAVNSRFLDLGFRLPDECRGAEPALREMATQSLSRGKVEFRAAWRVNSGAAGAAKSNPHALGAINKDRLDALYTLQEKAQDAFPKAQELSIAEVLRWPGVVSEPRGEEDGWMSATVEAGRAALGALMESRHAEGKALIGVLTNITTKMREIVKTIEPKVPVYVAQYQEKLTERLSEALAAQEQAKSGAELMERIRQEVVLYAVRIDVAEEFARLKTHLQAVDNALAGKGPVGKRLDFLMQELNREANTLSSKSVSEECTQAALELKLLIEQMREQVQNLE
- the rph gene encoding ribonuclease PH, with the translated sequence MSTQTSPSTANISRPSGRKPKDLRPVTISRAFTKHAEGSVLIAFGDTKVLCTASILEKVPPHKKGSGEGWVTAEYGMLPRSTHTRSDREAARGKQSGRTQEIQRLIGRSMRSVFDLKILGERTIHLDCDVLQADGGTRTASITGAYVAARDAVNQLLKSGTLKQDPIIDSVAAISVGIYQGTPVLDLDYPEDSSCDTDMNVVMTGKGGIIEVQGTAEGAAFSRAELNALIDLAEQGIHELTQLQIDAFK